Proteins from one Sabethes cyaneus chromosome 2, idSabCyanKW18_F2, whole genome shotgun sequence genomic window:
- the LOC128735414 gene encoding uncharacterized protein LOC128735414, protein MSKLRAKQTRLRNLMTSFNVIYTFMEKYEATSHSSELASRLEKLEPLWEKINEAITEVELVDNEEGAVGERYVKELVEFQNKFYIVKGFLESKLRDNPEQNGALHTSQVLESTIIPPHHHVKLPLISLPKFSGKVEEWLAFRDLFLSLIHLSTELPDIEKFHYLRGQLEGEALAVISSLALTQANYNIAWELLVKRYSNSKCLKRKQVQTLFELPALKRESVAELHKLVEGFERATKVLDQVVPPEDYKDLLLIHLLASRLDDKTRRSWEEHSSTLKEEGFKDMIEFLLRHIQVLESLPSKPATENQLPTIRRFNPPRVSSNGLTDSNEYKCISCSGSHPLHTCPIFERLSIRDREGILRQHSVCRNCFRKGHMAKDCTSKFSCRRCKERHHTLVCYKQEKRQDKQDGNSNNKPTNTVHSNAVERAATASITDAATVNSNVGRSGTRILLATAVIRIIDDYGNEVLARALLDSGSECNIISTKISQRLHVKTHKTNIQISGVGQSPTNTRLKIKATIKSRLSDYSQDMEFYVLSKITEDLPTSVIRRGEWNLPAGIQLADPEFFKTNAIDVLLGGEFFFDFFPMKQRVPLGKEMPMLVESVFGWLVTGRCGLGQGAAFTVCQHSVISESMEQLMSKFWECEEGHSASSYSVEETMCEQQFVETVKRGNDGRYTVGLPKSQNYLARLGESKSIAFRRLLLLERRLSRDEALKDEYHSFMKEYVDRGHMRKISVNPTEAVGSYYLPHHPVVKETSTTTRVRVVFDASSKTSTGTALNDILLNGPVIQDDLRSIILRSRIYPIILVADIEKMFRQIRMDTNDLPLQRILWRFSPEQPVDTYELLTVTYGTKPAPFLATRTLKQLSSDEAANFPIASNRMVKDVYMDDVITGGRTVKEARIIRSELDEMLQKGGFRLRKWVSNNDKALNGIAEDNLALPRGTGIDFDRERTVKTLGLVWEPESDTLRFKINIVLLPDAELTKRKVLSCIAKVFDPLGLIGPVVTKAKMFMQQIWQFKDKENKPLGGRRLCRLTTQRCLTCYRMKPTLQQQFMAQLPAPRIKAARPFSTTGVDYFGPVYIRQGYRKGAAKAYVAVFICFCTKAVHLELVSDLSTAKFIQALRRFIARRGPCHDIYSDNGTNFVGARNTLAELLRSLKTHARNEEIQKVCSDEGGTLWERTVPLYVGTDVSLFLFANDVTSGYRDLWRLLSGCINSADKNLESLTTTDGGYVSAYVIKGLSQRAYVVHSVDMQGR, encoded by the exons ATGTCGAAGCTGCGGGCCAAGCAGACACGGCTGCGAAATTTGATGACATCGTTCAACGTGATCTACACcttcatggaaaaatatgagGCTACAAGTCACTCCAGTGAGCTGGCTTCGCGATTGGAGAAATTGGAGCCTCTGTGGGAGAAGATAAACGAAGCTATTACGGAGGTAGAGTTGGTCGACAATGAGGAAGGGGCGGTAGGCGAGAGGTATGTTAAGGAACTGGTAGAGTTCCAAAATAAATTCTACATTGTGAAAGGTTTCTTAGAGTCTAAACTTCGGGACAATCCCGAGCAAAATGGAGCCTTGCATACGTCTCAGGTGTTGGAGTCCACTATTATACCCCCGCATCATCATGTTAAGCTACCATTGATTAGTCTACCGAAGTTTTCTGGAAAGGTTGAAGAGTGGTTGGCTTTTCGTGACTTGTTCTTATCTCTAATACATTTGTCGACGGAGTTACCAGATATCGAAAAATTCCACTATCTACGGGGTCAGTTGGAAGGTGAGGCATTAGCGGTGATTTCGTCGTTGGCATTAACTCAGGCTAATTATAACATAGCATGGGAGTTGTTGGTGAAACGGTATTCAAACAGCAAGTGTCTAAAAAGGAAACAAGTGCAGACCCTTTTCGAACTTCCAGCTTTAAAAAGGGAGTCGGTTGCGGAATTACACAAATTAGTGGAAGGCTTCGAAAGGGCGACCAAGGTACTAGACCAAGTAGTACCCCCGGAAGATTACAAGGATTTGTTGTTGATTCATCTTTTAGCCTCGCGATTGGATGATAAAACCCGTCGTAGCTGGGAAGAACACTCGTCGACATTGAAGGAGGAAGGTTTCAAGGATATGATCGAGTTTTTGCTTCGTCACATACAAGTTTTAGAGTCTTTACCAAGCAAACCGGCAACAGAAAATCAACTGCCAACCATCAGGAGGTTTAATCCACCCAGGGTTTCTAGCAACGGATTGACTGATTCGAATGAATATAAGTGTATTTCCTGTTCTGGTTCCCATCCGCTCCACACTTGCCCTATCTTCGAACGGTTATCCATCCGTGATCGGGAAGGCATATTGCGTCAACATTCTGTTTGTAGGAATTGCTTTAGGAAAGGGCACATGGCAAAGGACTGCACTTCCAAATTCTCGTGCAGGCGATGCAAGGAACGTCATCACACATTAGTTTGCTACAAACAGGAAAAGCGACAGGACAAGCAAGACGGTAATTCCAATAATAAACCCACGAATACCGTCCATTCCAACGCGGTTGAAAGGGCGGCCACAGCGTCGATAACGGATGCTGCAACCGTAAATAGTAACGTTGGCAGGTCAGGCACTCGAATTCTTTTAGCTACTGCGGTGATTCGAATCATAGATGATTATGGTAACGAAGTGCTAGCAAGAGCGCTCCTAGATTCTGGTTCGGAGTGCAATATTATATCTACTAAGATTTCGCAAAGGTTACACGTGAAGACACATAAAACCAATATCCAAATATCTGGTGTTGGACAAAGTCCCACAAACACACGGCTAAAAATTAAGGCAACAATCAAATCCAGGCTAAGTGATTATTCCCAAGATATGGAGTTTTATGTTTTGTCAAAGATAACAGAAGATCTTCCAACTTCAGTTATAAGACGAGGAGAATGGAACTTGCCAGCTGGAATACAGTTAGCGGATCCGGAGTTTTTCAAAACTAATGCTATCGATGTGCTACTAGGTGGAGAGTTTTTCTTCGACTTTTTCCCGATGAAGCAACGAGTACCACTAGGAAAAGAAATGCCCATGCTCGTTGAATCCGTTTTTGGTTGGTTGGTTACAGGACGTTGCGGTTTGGGCCAAGGTGCGGCATTTACCGTTTGTCAACATTCGGTTATTTCGGAGTCCATGGAGCAGCTGATGAGCAAGTTTTGGGAATGTGAGGAAGGGCATTCAGCCTCGAGTTATTCGGTAGAGGAAACCATGTGCGAGCAGCAATTTGTGGAGACAGTTAAGCGAGGAAACGATGGGCGTTACACGGTTGGATTACCAAAATCTCAAAATTACCTGGCTCGACTTGGCGAGTCCAAATCAATCGCTTTTAGGCGTCTGTTGCTGCTTGAAAGAAGGCTATCCCGAGATGAGGCATTAAAAGACGAGTACCATTCTTTTATGAAGGAGTACGTGGATCGTGGCCACATGAGAAAAATTTCCGTGAACCCAACTGAGGCTGTTGGGAGTTATTATCTTCCTCATCATCCTGTTGTTAAGGAGACAAGCACTACAACCCGCGTCAGAGTGGTGTTTGACGCATCTAGCAAAACTTCTACTGGAACGGCtttaaatgatattttgttgAACGGACCCGTCATACAGGACGATCTACGCTCTATTATTTTACGAAGTCGAATTTATCCCATTATCCTGGTGGCTGACATCGAAAAAATGTTTCGTCAGATCAGGATGGATACCAACGATCTGCCCTTGCAAAGGATCCTTTGGCGGTTTTCCCCAGAACAACCTGTGGACACATACGAACTCCTCACCGTTACTTACGGTACAAAACCAGCACCCTTTTTGGCCACACGGACCTTGAAGCAGTTGTCGTCAGATGAAGCCGCTAATTTTCCAATAGCGTCTAATCGGATGGTTAAGGACGTTTACATGGATGACGTCATTACCGGAGGAAGAACCGTCAAGGAGGCGAGAATTATCCGGTCCGAGTTGGATGAAATGCTACAGAAGGGAGGCTTCCGTTTACGTAAGTGGGTGTCGAATAATGACAAGGCACTTAATGGCATCGCCGAGGACAATCTGGCACTACCTCGAGGAACAGGTATTGACTTCGATCGTGAACGTACTGTTAAAACTCTCGGTCTGGTATGGGAACCAGAATCGGATACATTGAGATTCAAAATCAATATCGTACTGTTACCGGATGCAGAACTCACCAAACGAAAGGTTCTGTCATGTATTGCGAAGGTGTTTGATCCTTTAGGGTTGATTGGTCCGGTCGTGACAAAGGCAAAAATGTTCATGCAGCAAATTTGGCAGTTTAAGGATAAGGAAAACAAGCCGTTAG GAGGGCGAAGATTGTGTAGACTAACCACCCAACGCTGTCTTACTTGCTACCGAATGAAACCCACACTTCAGCAGCAATTTATGGCTCAACTGCCCGCTCCGAGAATCAAGGCAGCTCGTCCGTTTTCAACAACTGGTGTGGACTATTTTGGTCCAGTGTACATACGCCAGGGATACCGCAAGGGAGCTGCAAAGGCCTATGTAGCAGTGTTCATCTGTTTTTGTACCAAGGCGGTACACCTAGAGTTGGTGTCCGACCTGTCGACAGCTAAATTTATACAGGCTCTTCGCCGCTTCATCGCCCGTAGAGGACCATGTCACGATATTTACTCCGACAACGGGACTAATTTTGTCGGAGCCAGGAACACATTAGCTGAACTTCTACGATCCCTAAAAACCCATGCTCGCAACGAAGAAATTCAGAAGGTGTGCAGTGACGAAG